The window AACAAGATCACAGACATTAAGGGTTAACAACCTGCTGAGGGTGGAGCTCCTTCAGGTCACAACAGCTTCTGTATTCATTGAGTTCATTAGACGGAGGAAGACAGTTTTCACTGCAACCCGACAGCTCTGATCGCATGAATTCAGTGTTAAATCTTCATAAACATTGTGATGTGAAACAAGGTGGATCCACACGACGTCACTGGTGTCGTTACCCAACATTAAGTTTTAATGCCTCAGTCCTCCACTTTGGTTTACTTGTTTTCTATCAGGGTAAACAAACGCGTTTTCTTCCTCCATTGAAGAAATTAAACGATTCCTTGTTATAGATCACATTACAAAGATGTTTTCAGAATCCAAACTTCAGTCCGTCAGAAGCACATCAggctgtgaacatgtgacacattTTCAGTTGTGCTGCGTCATTTAAACCAGGAAGACTCTTCTGAtctggttgtttttgttgtgttttacagatcctccctctctctcctcggcTGGGTGATATTGGCCTATTTAACCAAATAGGTGGGTACATAGTACACACAACATTGAGTTTCTATGTTGAGTAAACAAAGAGGATTTTACAGATCTTGtgattatttgttggaatgtttACTTGGATTtacagcttcttctccttcGCCAATAAGGAAACCAGACAAATGGAACCACAATTATGACGAATGAAGATtgaagattataaatatttgtattattcaaagtgtttattgcctaaaagtcatttgagtgacGTCAGACACGtagtctcagttcatccagaacacctgtgcagatcaacatcggaggagtttctcattgcatcgtctctccaagtaacgttggtgtTATTttcctagcatgattaacattctccttccttacatcttgttgtcttcctcatctttgtaattttaatattttaccaatgacagtgtttctaaatattttattttggtttgttttacagaggcactggattaaggacgccagccgtttgctgcggtcaattgaaagtgttctaTAGCATATTGTTGCAGtgagtttaccttgttcctaatcattttatgattcatttttttattattgtatacatgcagcatattttatgttttgctctttgttacaaatgtctaatctaataaactccaaccactatgaccaaaatgaggttggttgtctttctttaatttgtggggaattaaatgcgaaagtatacggttataagttaacggtaacattctggtatttataacacaaaaacagtaatcctatggtaacaaactgtaatccaatatacggcaacataccgtatattacagtagggcactgtaaataaaacagtaagttactagcgtcgactgccagtaaattgcagtttaTTCACAGtcaaattggttcaagtttacgatAATTTACAGTAATCCATTATACGGTGCGCAGTGTACCataaaaaacagtaaattacTCGCATCCTCTGCCAGTATTTTTCCGTTAATTGACTGTAAAGTTCACGCCAATTTACTGTTATCCAtattacggtaacatagtgtaaaaaaacattttacggtattataccgtaaatggtatttattttatgaaatattttatagaaaaacagcttgttgatatctattctacttcgttcataatcactgattaagtttcactTGTTCTCCgttccgtttctgagttttacatgagtgtgtattgcgtttgtTAGAGTGAGAGCTGGCGAGGCTAGAGTGTAGAGCAgcatcagaatctggttaaaaaaatatggaacctCTGTCCttccagccaaagtatacacttttgagacTTCAGTTGTTTAGTTTAATGATGGCATgcttgtgctgattggattaatgtggctatggaatcccagagttctttagttttggcttcagGAGTCcaagagtgacacaacctctgccaaaagccccataggctccaatacaaatctgccgacatatttctcaagaAAACAAGAAGGTACACGTTTCGTTAACTGccacaggagccgtatttattaccggacaggcATAAAAAACACCTTGTTGCGTTCGATAGAGTCTTGAGTCTCTCACAaacttcttattttttagatagctgttatagttttgtgctagctaacatggcgctagctagcatttcACCAGCAACAACAGGACCAaactgctgacaagtggctaaaaccGCCAGTGAAAATCTCTCATGTCTTTAGACAGCTAGCTAGGCTGTCTTTGATTGCCTTTGTGGCACTGACTCATGCAGACATAATACTACtggtatttctactgctattaatactgtAACAACCACTCATTTACTACTACaagtactagtactactacaaaTTATACTATTACTAtcactactactagtagtattTCTAGGGCTATTAAAATTACTCctagtagtagtactaaaatACTACTTCTACTAGCTGCAACTGACACTACTAGGAAAaggtactactagtatttctactggtattaatactacaattactactaatgttactacaaatactactatgactaatagtatttgtattacagctgtttctgctgctAATGATACTAAACGTACTAttactacttctactgctagtactacgaATACCACAATTAAAACtgtaactaatactactactaatattactacaaaccatttaaaacctctttttattcatctcagcttttgttatttctgtatttcttttaattcatttaagctcctgtaacttctgtattttttataaattctattgaaatttaacttctcccatttctgtattttgtttcaaattttcaaaataatttcagctgttttcatttctgctttttcagcaaatctattgaaattcctttcagcttctcctatttctgtattttcagcaatttcaaactaatatcagcttttctaatatctataatctataataaaatgtatttaaattccCTTAAACCTTCTGTATtgtcagcaattttctgaagttcatttcagctttcagctttaagcattccaaatgcattttctagttgatCAATACTGCTCTACCGCCACAAGATGGCAACATCATCGaacatggaaaaaaaacctttacgaCTTCTCTGCCTCAGCGACACAAAGCCAGTGACATCATTTGcggagggacagaggacaagTGTCTTCAAAGGCATTGCGTCTGTGATATCTTGATTTTAAGTGGTCCATGTTTGATACGTAACGTAGATGATTAGTGGAATAACATATTTACGTACAtgttgtagaacacaagatggGTTTTCTGCTTGTGGTCCGCAAAGAATGGACAGTAAAAGCACTGCTGATTCTaccatttcttttgtatttgattaacTATAAGAATAAACAGTATAAATTGAAAtacaagtttattaaataagatggtttaataaacatgtttgtatttGAATAGCAGTACCTTATAATCTAGTTTTGTTCTACAGATCCTCCCTTTCACTCTGACTGGCTGATTGATATAATTCTCTCTTCATAATCGTGGTTCCATTTGTTTGGCTTCTTTATGGAGACATTcagccaaatgtgttttgaatatAAGTGTAAACATTTCAAAGTGCTGAATACAGTTTTCCATAATTCAAATGTGGCGTCTTTATAAGTTGACCTGTTTAATCAAACAGTCCAAAACGCAGATATTTagtgtttgaatttttttttttaatcttgaaaGCAAATGACTATAATTAACTACAGTTTCTAATCATTTGTCTCTGCTTCACTTCCTGGCAACAGGGAGGGAAACGTTACATCGGGTGTTGtatgaaatgcaaatgaatgtagGTACCAACCCACAGGTTTTACTCCTGTTGTCTCGTCCTCGCTCAGCACTGCGTGGTGCACAGCCCGTCACACAGGTGAGAACATTCTCTTGACTCTACTAAGTCTTCTTAACTTGCTCTGTTTCCAAAGTGAGCAAACTgctttcactctgctttttgttcacCTGTCGTATTTATCGGGGCTTTTAACAAGATCACAGACATTAAGGGTTAACAACCTGCTGAGGGTGGAGCTCCTTCAGGTCACAACAGCTTCTGTATTCATTGAGTTCATTAGACGGAGGAAGACAGTTTTCACTGCAACCCGACAGCTCTGATCGCATGAATTCAGTGTTAAATCTTCATAAACATTGTGATGTGAAACAAGGTGGATCCACACGACGTCACTGGTGTCGTTACCCAACATTAAGTTTTAATGCCTCAGTCCTCCACTTTGGTTTACTTGTTTTCTATCAGGGTAAACAAAcgcgttttcttcttctttggttttaATCGGAGATGTTGCATTTACGCCAAACAaagaatttaaagaaaaatcGACATTTAATAAGAACACAACTCGCTCTCTGCTGTAACAACTCTGCTTCCCGTGACCCTAAAAaccatcgaccgctgctgctcACCTTACTGCATCATTAAAGTGTTCATATAATGTTCATTTGCTTTTTACCCCACTGGTGGTTCATTAAAATGACTCCACAATGGTCACGTAGCACGGGGAACTTTGGTTTGTGTGCGATACCCGTCGCTTCTTGTCACAACACCTACatcttccctccatctccttgGCATCGTGCCAGTAACCCGTTTTTTAATTAGCACCTTATATTCTGCACCAACCTGCTCATCAACATTCTTCAACATCACGTTTTCTGATTTCAGGCTCATTGTCTCACTACTTAATTTTCTGCAGTGTTTTCAAACTGTAAATTAAACCTTAGATTAAAGTTTTTGACCAGATTAAGTTGTTAATCGTTGAATTCAAAGCTTGtttactgaaaataaaagaagcGGCACCGCGGCTCTAGTTTCACTTTCTAACGTTCTCGCCCTTCAAGTCCAAAGTAAGCAGCCTGTACAAACCGGGAACGTCTCACTTCAGCTCAACGTGTCAATCAGAAAACAGAAGTTGTCTGActgctcttctgtgtttgtcccCCAGTTTCCTCCAGAATGTCCAACTCATCCGAGCCCCTCGTCTCCAAAGGGACCCAGGACGCTCCTCGTTATGTGTCCTCACCACCACCAGCGGCTCCACCAGTCCTCTCCTACAAAGGACCTCCATCTCCATTCTACCCTGCAGCCCCGGCAACGTGCCCTCCGTCCAAAACGGAGATGACTGGCATCCATCAGCCTGCTGCCGGGTACGGCTCCCTCCTGGACTTCCACCCCGAGGCCTCGCCGGACACAACTCTGCTGATGGACTCGTCTTCTTTTGATGACGAGAAAGCGAGGAGAGCGTTTGCTAAAAAGGTTTGAACGACTCGCCGTGGAACGTTTTCCTGCACCAGACTCTGCTTTTCCTCCAGAGGTCTCAAGTTCAAATACGGCACGAGATGCTTAACGAGATGACGGAGAAGAACGATTAGATCTTTCTGACACAAAAGAATGATTTTTCCTCTTCTAGCTTTTGTCCTGATCTTTGCTCTTTGCTCTCATGGTTGTCGTGTTGCTGTTCTATGCACCGCTCCACCGTATTTAACGGATCGTTTTATTACCTGTAGACATAATAAAAAGGTCACGGCTCATGTAAACTGTAAACTCCGATGCTGTGGCCGatgttctcttcctctccccggGCAGGTGTTCTGGGTCCTGACCCTCCAGATGTTGTTCTCCTTCGCTGTCTTGTGTGCGTCCTTCTCCATCGGGAAGGACTACGTCAGCTCCCTGCTCACCGTCAGCGGCTTCGCCGCCGGCCTCAGCATCTGCAAGTCCTTCAGCCGACGTCACCCCTGGAACATCGCGGGATGGGTGGGTGACACATACAGGAGCAGAAAACCCCAAATGTTACACATCAGCgttactgtctcacacacagatgtgataaaaacacaagaaaacaatTACAAATTCAGGATTCAGGGTGACACACTTCTACGGTTGTAGAAAACCAAGAAGGTCTGATTGGAGATGTGGAATaacgtgtctctgtgttcttACAGACTCATCATCACGACGTTTGGGACGGTCTTCTGATGACTCTGACCGTGGACGTGGTGGCGTTTGCGTTCCTACATCTTTTACTCCCTCGTCACCTTTGACCCGGAGGTGCAACGGTTTTACCAGCGATGATGGTTATATtctataataagaataatattaCACACAATCCTCATCTTCCAGCTGGGGAGGAAgtgaaaataaagtgcattcacacacaaggGAGGCAcaatttcatttgatttattttctcttcttttgaaATGCAGCCTTCAGCCCTcatatatgttcagttctttgttacatATATGTTcatatatgttcagttctttgtttcGTGACAATAAATAATCTCAACGGGTCTTTGAATCAtactgaattcatttttcttgttagttgtgtattgattaaatgcagatgttgatacaactctatCCCTCTATTACATCACAACAAAATAGTCACACTTGCTTCTGGAAatgttctctaactggacctctttacGTTTTagttgagtaaaaaaaaagactcctgtaaTAACTGAAAGAGGATTTCTGTTTTCATACAAAGTTCAATATAGAAATGGTTGTACACTATGTGATGTTTTTCAGAGCATGTTCACCAGTACAGAGAACAGTTCCCTCATCATTAAACACATGAAAGCATTCCGTTTCAGTTCACAATGATAAGACACATTCAAATGAATCCAGTAGAAATGCTCTCGTCACGCCGTCGGTGCTCATATACAACGGTGAGAGACGGATGGACACAAACAACGACGACGTGCTCCTGTTTGACCGACTCAATGTTGCAAGAATGAAAATCTAAATGAAATATTGTTGTACTTTATATGTTGCTCCTTCACCAATGAGGAAGACAGCGGCCCtttttttccgggggagtgGGGAACTAATCCAGCCgcagcaggttcaagtttttggatgtgttgctGGGGCGATTTTGCTAAATTTGCTTtgtggaaccgaaaagcctgatcagGCTAACTGCAACCATAGCAACCAGGTTCACTGGACTCAGGACTTGATTCCTGCTGATCATTTTTTCTCCTCAAATGCTGGTAAGACTGAAAGAGGAGAAGACTTCATGATAATAATGcatcctctgccccccctcaaAAACACCTTATAGTGTCAACCATTAATGACTATGACAGTTGGTAGAACTAAATTCTCTGTTTTAATTGAAGAAATTAAACGATTCCTTGTTATAGATCACATTACAAAGATGTTTTCAGAATCCAAACTTCAGTCCGTCAGAAGCACATCAggctgtgaacatgtgacacattTTCAGTTGTGCTGCGTCATTTAAACCAGGAAGACTCTTCTGAtctggttgtttttgttgtgttttacagatcctccctctctctcctcggcTGGGTGATATTGGCCTATTTAACCAAATAGGTGGGTACATAGTACACACAACATTGAGTTTCTATGTAGAGTAAACAAAGAGGATTTTACAGATCTTGtgattatttgttggaatgtttACTTGGATTtacagcttcttctccttcGCCAATAAGGAAACCAGACAAATGGAACCACAATTATGACGAATGAAGATtgaagattataaatatttgtattattcaaagtgtttattgcctaaaagtcatttgagtgacGTCAGACACGtagtctcagttcatccagaacacctgtgcagatcaacatcggaggagtttctcattgcctcgtctctccaagtaacgttggtgttatttgcctagcatgattaacattctccttccttacatcttgttgtcttcctcatctttgtaattttaatattttaccaatgacagtgtttctaaatattttattttggtttgttttacagaggcactggattaaggacgccagccgtttgctgcggtcaattgaaagtgttctaTAGCATATTGTTGCAGtgagtttaccttgttcctaatcattttatgattcatttttttattattgtatacatgcagcatattttatgttttgctctttgttacaaatgtctaatctaataaactccaaccactatgaccaaaatgaggttggttgtctttctttaatttgtggggaattaaatgcgaaagtatacggttataagttaacggtaacattctggtatttataacacaaaaacagtaatcctatggtaacaaactgtaatccaatatacggcaacataccgtatattacagtagggcactgtaaataaaacagtaagttactagcgtcgactgccagtaaattgcagtttaTTCACAGtcaaattggttcaagtttacgatAATTTACAGTAATCCATTATACGGTGCGCAGTGTACCataaaaaacagtaaattacTCGCATCCTCTGCCAGTATTTTTCCGTTAATTGACTGTAAAGTTCACGCCAATTTACTGTTATCCAtattacggtaacatagtgtaaaaaaacattttacggtattataccgtaaatggtatttattttatgaaatattttatagaaaaacagcttgttgatatctattctacttcgttcataatcactgattaagtttcactTGTTCTCCgttccgtttctgagttttacatgagtgtgtattgcgtttgtTAGAGTGAGAGCTGGCGAGGCTAGAGTGTAGAGCAgcatcagaatctggttaaaaaaatatggaacctCTGTCCttccagccaaagtatacacttttgagacTTCAGTTGTTTAGTTTAATGATGGCATgcttgtgctgattggattaatgtggctatggaatcccagagttctttagttttggcttcagGAGTCcaagagtgacacaacctctgccaaaagccccataggctccaatacaaatctgccgacatatttctc is drawn from Gasterosteus aculeatus chromosome 3, fGasAcu3.hap1.1, whole genome shotgun sequence and contains these coding sequences:
- the LOC144405440 gene encoding uncharacterized protein LOC144405440; this translates as MSNSSEPLVSKGTQDAPRYVSSPPPAAPPVLSYKGPPSPFYPAAPATCPPSKTEMTGIHQPAAGYGSLLDFHPEASPDTTLLMDSSSFDDEKARRAFAKKVFWVLTLQMLFSFAVLCASFSIGKDYVSSLLTVSGFAAGLSICKSFSRRHPWNIAGWTHHHDVWDGLLMTLTVDVVAFAFLHLLLPRHL